In Leptospira sp. WS58.C1, a single genomic region encodes these proteins:
- a CDS encoding LIC_11026 family protein, whose translation MASEFLQYLKKKKLRLGIIAGIFLFYHLLFNSITGQILFDKIASSAFAGKFEANVKSFSPLYGFRFTDVKLYPRADWGQKPVLIAKELGISYNLPLIIFGRLKLSKISIHGLELDLLQRGNLWNISSAFPPGKKEEVSTEKTEPLSEIRTYLPVSAFLELELKDINIRVNSENGSKSYSAGLEGLELGFLLDTNRFTRIPFDLNVLDLIDEFQVKLNPENQIKLRFQDSSGGLDHPFRCTWIWERAEGSKSGFHSKLDLGSEKIPIRIANRVSAPFGFSIQYDLDVSPEKKELLLRKLEWKVGEDTWLEGSGKVSDFAADSGNVNLAIQKSRIRLAPLSDFLHSIGFDSFSMSGEASLAPILAEGGWDNLRVLGEIRANGLDFKIGKKRHSVPVFHLDWDIRIDPQSEKGPGPKIPLPWIRSFTFKNLKLIYNEILLEGNLNYSQAEGPNLNLKLDNFGLGEYLKGFSGKFSAELSALGKDFSQLDASLKLKAKGFRFPMDRGNSGNIYLEGGLKAIFLFPKKAWGLEEILVSSLGLQAFSPEGNSAAKLNTGGRIGLGEPFVLDLKKAELDLDLEHLVPILPLSLRETLIPVRNQVGKTIGLDGDFYYSLGSQSQNIQGSLGVDLPGMNLRDGKLSLDLKMMGGPSSKIKIDKLELSAFSRKLHLGLGGELTKASKNGPPPFMGEFIPNLKGELKLLSPKEGGLIKGLFFQGEAGIKFSWFGSLIQGNIISKNSNVLLQSGVCPGYDCKLYRIDGWNADVPFSHDLSVKETKNMIEGSKRKFVMNYGRTPAPNFTIRQIIGNHPSLKGTPFEYSRPKADSPGLSANMEYSENYLRMDYLKVYTLDGEIWGKDMIVNVGSGDPEKMEYSVSLRVKDIDLKQLLPAKTQPKIDDGKVKADLNLWGRNLGDPVPNLNLFFSIYQIGNDFGKSAINIFAPSNILTDFIYGSYAVDKIELELSKGLVYAVILFKRSILGTIIRLENNQVSQQRMPLANFLKRAQNEIETFNQ comes from the coding sequence TTGGCTTCCGAGTTCTTACAGTATTTGAAAAAGAAAAAACTCCGCCTTGGGATCATTGCGGGGATTTTTCTCTTCTATCACCTTCTTTTCAACTCAATCACAGGACAAATCCTATTCGATAAGATTGCCTCTTCCGCTTTTGCAGGAAAGTTCGAGGCAAATGTCAAAAGTTTTTCACCACTCTATGGATTTAGGTTCACTGATGTAAAATTGTATCCTAGAGCCGACTGGGGTCAGAAGCCTGTACTGATCGCTAAAGAACTGGGGATCTCCTACAACCTTCCTCTTATCATTTTTGGGAGATTAAAACTTTCCAAAATTTCCATCCATGGATTAGAGTTGGACCTCCTACAAAGGGGAAACCTCTGGAATATTTCCTCCGCTTTTCCACCGGGCAAAAAAGAAGAAGTTAGTACCGAAAAAACGGAACCTCTTTCGGAGATCCGTACCTATCTACCGGTCAGCGCATTCTTAGAACTGGAGCTAAAAGATATCAATATTCGAGTGAATTCGGAAAACGGTTCGAAGTCGTACTCCGCAGGGTTGGAAGGATTAGAGCTTGGATTTCTTTTGGATACGAATCGTTTCACTCGGATCCCATTCGATTTGAACGTTTTGGATCTGATCGACGAATTCCAGGTAAAATTGAATCCGGAGAATCAGATAAAATTACGATTCCAAGATTCTTCCGGTGGATTAGACCACCCATTTCGCTGTACGTGGATCTGGGAAAGAGCAGAAGGTTCCAAATCCGGGTTCCATTCCAAACTCGACCTTGGTTCCGAAAAAATACCGATACGAATTGCGAATCGGGTCAGTGCACCTTTCGGTTTTTCCATCCAATACGATTTAGATGTTTCTCCGGAGAAGAAGGAACTACTCCTTAGAAAATTAGAATGGAAAGTAGGGGAAGATACCTGGTTGGAAGGAAGCGGAAAAGTTTCCGACTTTGCTGCGGATTCCGGTAACGTAAATCTCGCCATTCAAAAATCCAGGATCAGGCTCGCGCCTTTATCGGATTTTTTGCATAGTATCGGATTCGATTCGTTCTCCATGAGTGGAGAAGCAAGCTTGGCTCCGATTTTAGCGGAAGGTGGTTGGGACAATCTAAGGGTCCTGGGAGAGATCCGAGCTAATGGATTGGATTTTAAGATCGGTAAAAAAAGACATTCTGTTCCGGTATTCCATTTGGATTGGGATATTCGGATCGATCCTCAGAGCGAAAAGGGTCCGGGGCCAAAGATCCCTCTTCCTTGGATAAGGTCTTTTACATTCAAAAATTTGAAATTGATCTATAATGAAATTCTATTAGAGGGAAATCTCAATTATTCTCAAGCAGAAGGACCGAATCTAAATCTGAAATTGGACAATTTCGGATTAGGAGAATATTTAAAAGGATTTTCCGGTAAATTTTCCGCTGAACTTTCCGCTTTAGGAAAGGATTTTTCGCAACTGGATGCGTCCTTAAAATTAAAAGCCAAAGGTTTCAGATTCCCGATGGATCGAGGTAACTCCGGAAATATCTATCTGGAAGGTGGTCTAAAAGCTATATTCCTTTTTCCTAAAAAAGCATGGGGTCTGGAGGAAATATTAGTATCCAGTCTGGGCCTGCAAGCCTTCTCGCCTGAAGGAAACTCCGCAGCAAAATTAAATACCGGAGGAAGGATCGGACTTGGAGAACCGTTCGTATTAGATCTGAAAAAAGCGGAATTGGATCTGGATTTGGAACATCTTGTTCCGATTCTTCCATTGTCGTTACGTGAAACGTTAATTCCAGTCCGAAACCAAGTAGGAAAAACGATCGGCTTGGACGGAGACTTTTATTATTCACTCGGGAGTCAAAGTCAGAATATCCAAGGAAGCCTAGGTGTCGATCTGCCTGGGATGAATCTGAGAGATGGAAAACTATCCTTAGACCTAAAGATGATGGGCGGCCCAAGTTCTAAGATCAAAATTGATAAACTCGAATTAAGTGCATTCTCCCGAAAATTACATTTAGGATTGGGTGGAGAATTGACAAAGGCCTCCAAAAACGGACCACCTCCTTTTATGGGAGAATTTATCCCTAACCTCAAAGGGGAACTGAAACTTTTATCTCCGAAGGAAGGCGGATTGATCAAGGGGCTATTCTTCCAAGGAGAAGCGGGGATCAAATTTAGTTGGTTCGGAAGTCTTATTCAGGGAAATATAATATCTAAAAATTCTAATGTACTTTTGCAAAGCGGGGTTTGTCCTGGATACGATTGTAAACTGTATAGGATAGACGGTTGGAATGCGGATGTTCCTTTCTCGCATGACCTCTCCGTAAAAGAGACCAAAAATATGATCGAGGGGAGCAAAAGGAAATTCGTGATGAATTACGGCCGGACTCCTGCACCGAATTTTACGATCCGACAGATCATTGGAAATCATCCTTCCCTAAAAGGAACACCTTTCGAATACAGCAGACCTAAGGCGGATTCTCCCGGGCTTTCCGCTAACATGGAATACTCGGAAAATTATTTACGGATGGATTATCTAAAGGTATATACTTTGGACGGGGAAATTTGGGGTAAGGATATGATCGTTAACGTAGGTTCCGGCGACCCTGAAAAAATGGAATATTCCGTCTCCTTGAGAGTAAAGGATATAGATCTGAAACAATTATTACCTGCTAAGACCCAACCTAAAATAGACGATGGGAAGGTGAAAGCCGACTTGAATCTTTGGGGAAGGAATTTGGGAGATCCAGTTCCTAACTTAAATTTATTTTTTAGTATCTATCAGATCGGGAACGATTTCGGGAAAAGTGCGATCAATATTTTTGCACCTTCCAATATACTCACCGATTTTATCTACGGAAGTTATGCGGTGGATAAGATTGAATTGGAATTGTCCAAGGGGTTAGTCTATGCTGTGATCTTATTTAAACGTTCCATTCTAGGGACGATCATCCGATTGGAAAATAACCAGGTTTCCCAGCAGAGAATGCCTTTAGCGAATTTCCTAAAACGCGCCCAGAACGAGATCGAAACTTTCAATCAGTAG
- a CDS encoding DUF1318 domain-containing protein, producing the protein MKNILKSYFILFVIFPLFVYCPIKAPPITFTQTQTAAEKQMLGEDRNLEKDGWLIASIKTSSSGSEIWEKDLIKEEFGNTSDNQFYMALRILAYLARELREYRSLGVLAEGIDGKVRWNPKIREAGAGKVSQDPKQKSRIDDIVKLTNENREIVIKEKLKKVFGDPNRSLTEKEKTAIKESVQTTWVRSVDVGEYYEVSAGNWKKKE; encoded by the coding sequence ATGAAGAATATTCTAAAATCTTATTTTATACTTTTTGTAATCTTCCCTTTATTCGTGTATTGCCCTATCAAGGCTCCTCCGATCACGTTTACCCAGACCCAAACCGCCGCGGAAAAACAAATGTTGGGAGAGGATCGAAATCTTGAAAAAGACGGATGGCTTATCGCTTCCATTAAAACTTCCTCTTCCGGTTCGGAAATTTGGGAAAAGGATCTGATCAAAGAGGAATTCGGGAATACTTCCGATAACCAATTCTATATGGCGCTTCGTATTCTGGCTTATTTGGCGAGAGAGCTGAGAGAATACAGAAGTCTCGGAGTGTTAGCGGAAGGAATCGATGGAAAAGTAAGATGGAATCCTAAGATCAGAGAAGCCGGAGCAGGTAAGGTCTCTCAAGATCCAAAACAAAAATCCCGTATAGATGATATCGTCAAACTTACGAATGAAAATAGAGAGATCGTAATTAAGGAAAAATTAAAGAAGGTTTTTGGTGATCCGAATCGCAGTCTTACTGAAAAAGAAAAGACCGCTATTAAGGAAAGTGTCCAGACTACTTGGGTTCGTTCTGTGGATGTGGGAGAATATTACGAGGTTTCCGCCGGCAATTGGAAAAAAAAGGAATAA
- a CDS encoding translocation protein TolB has protein sequence MKRSIFLLPFFYFYCAVFQSSERVRPIEFDYGPISKNYFNPENDKPFPLTVQRGNNLYNSTTKDGRYLFYTTGQKGNYDIWFRDLKSSIVVPVTEHPSSEYKPAISPDGKKLAFVSEQYDTAGDIVILEIEPEVWAKRMLEGKRFLSDDFEFITNPEYSDITKSDRFSDSDPVWGKDSRVLLFSSDRLTPGTPNLILWDTEGKEKPVLLTRSGAVNPYWSQDGNTILYLSYADSREGEIYSFDLQTRKTKRLTNDNYLDFSPSLSPDGRYLFYTSIRSDSDGNRKLDERDNSLIIRLDLSDMKERKLTSGNFSLFDTRYSSFNGGSILFTASYYGTLNIYFLPLSGSIPKASNISAQFELAKEYGKKQSLDDYLLALDSLELYFKEDPLYPIFRAKVLNEKYSVFKKSGKTSEIKKEMVTSRLDPKWGFAYVFYLESENKGISEIKEYLSNIRAHADAQVTGAILEEIGNLEEKAGRLEAALSSKQELANRFPEYYNIHEILRNIGSLQLKEAKNKDWTIPFTLLQAANESESKTIELRNLYGLFEEQILAGKSDSEKISLSEKIESANKIKERSPVLYRFLMYTKAAGLSGQGSFAESNSLLDPLLKEITPKDPLFLRIHLLRSSNFKGLGSVRYSLESLRTFLENYDHDSGVEISDKEMERFFIYFENLARNYENRSDFFQASLHYFYNTENMFLAKSKSLFQDTVYKDYAIYYQKLMVDTSFKLARSVSEKNASGILGNLNPLEFDPLDKKEGLIYIDQYFEKEKILPRARAFLDLATLYGYAYYLINRSVIRETYYYNSGTMDRVKKEAALRDYKQAEYELRWIIFAEPTYHDAYQLLGWLYQYVDIMKSRRPNDKEPADEDKYKDEYSKYFPEKNFEENIELYSQILELLGENFQNKKALSDLRLNLGNNYFLLKNYPKADEQYSLVESYSNYIISKAQFEDYRQKAVFLFNSARASMYMSKYGDAVRKLKTASDIYSKNEFLQLYSGTDYAKNLQSYREKLTLLRTLTGLSYMELGEYSQALPYLTEALELNEPSRLVDPINIRNALAISYQKLGYISKSEENLKEAEKEAYSRKTLWLPKKVSPKFWESVWDSIWDLVFETVLPDSVRISGSGRFPEAIPPVFQPLLSSGIRVNNLVLEQNYRLAAEETNKRLGYISKKGLGKTLAGQLVQSQSYGDLGFFHYKRNEFEKAKLAFLEENEFLKESANLSGRSTGSFKRYLYSLFASVEASDKKEKNGYSEELNTALEELDRFKRESMQNCISSWSEDPLEGNTVCSQAFYRQYYDFDILKATVLYYLGEENLKNGEWVEGFERLGVSSSLLETPSGLPKEIIGLSKDPFPRKERVLHFLSRASVFYRLGDLEKAEECLRAAEEMANDFYFGAELIQTWVLQARLDLISKRPDKAKIKLTKAEELLKKQFHLISDNKSFLLRDLYETKIRAEFDSGNSNAAFNDWTRLQRLLNFRNFQKGNWEFREAREEYTKFESDWKNYRNTYFKYQIALETRGDIKKEELALTQAASQVTKTLGILRSKLPKKVSFLDPFGAVLEESLNQDETEIRLLESRGSVFVRIKNSSSLKFMDFENETKAESWIKSHFEKSGRSLLIDPGNTSVGEKLDSQLFRVSFKLSSSVLNKEEKTPKVISSFLPISGWNYRRVDSDSWTSILEDTDVLVSPFPEIKGDSAFGERKRDTLELREIFSREHRLGAVILTYSERPSWQQILKIYTGLSGSGVNVMYLCPGESCVKESLEEIFTGKVSNNSTIRFGILSEKSGNRNIEAEKLFAKSRKDERISDLSEVFSDLHKARSYAEPNSHLALKIESDLLRAYQRLKPDLSLDKIFSLRYENRDLNSQRELGLNLCLSRLLETEFKECGEVPLPEAKIEILNGILSLKEGKFPGTSLNANISADRYDPFLFRLKLSNLALEAYYPDLASTQLGLAKQFITSGTDLENWKKMEARIRKERALLEEEEDLYEYSDRIERDPKERNYQRHLAYLENRKKLGHRISPLSLYSEIHSSSTALFQTLDAETRSSVLDLLRYSLPEETGKEMEEFLHSFVELEKLKKNSPRQTRIMLEFAKAYLSRGDYDKAKYWVSKSQGISDEFHSSEIEFINSKISYLEGKRPEQIRGSNFSEYLSEYETASSKKSAEFVELANRFVKHRRKKKFSPAERRELNDFITYLQTLSFRQNDSETFFDLGLIKDKISAVRPVLFGRSVSYSDLPNFNKVSFILEEKIPENQEFLALMDLGLKTFYIKFTKGKSKGDLAFKDNRKIKASIYKYNEEADKGGAEVLLREALETEIRQNIRPSKNKTTYLYLSSYHFLAPILPKSEEEIYYVADPETLLKNPIHNEKQEFWDGFGIVTKDDPNSPDWYSQLVQLENLELSPKGNPAITPFHVVRVPLVEDGEKGILFGNRSVSEVESGYFQGVWILASSFLEGFGNASLNLRDSLYYLGKFWKGPGIVNLGFQTDTHNSRFLKEISSRKEDPKTSLRNRFLKTMDTMREVYPVDKYWNGYRLFTTSFISKE, from the coding sequence ATGAAACGGAGTATTTTCCTTTTACCTTTCTTTTACTTTTATTGTGCCGTTTTTCAATCCTCGGAACGGGTGCGGCCGATCGAGTTCGATTACGGTCCGATTTCCAAAAACTATTTTAATCCCGAAAATGATAAACCGTTTCCCTTAACGGTCCAAAGAGGGAACAATCTATATAACTCAACCACCAAGGATGGAAGATATCTTTTTTATACGACCGGTCAAAAAGGAAATTACGATATTTGGTTTAGAGATCTCAAAAGTTCCATAGTAGTTCCGGTTACGGAACATCCTTCTTCCGAATACAAACCGGCGATCAGCCCGGATGGAAAAAAACTAGCTTTCGTATCCGAACAATACGACACGGCGGGAGATATCGTCATTTTAGAAATAGAACCTGAAGTCTGGGCAAAGAGGATGTTGGAAGGAAAAAGGTTCCTAAGTGATGATTTTGAGTTCATTACAAATCCAGAATATTCGGATATTACTAAATCGGATAGATTTTCGGATTCGGATCCTGTTTGGGGGAAGGACAGTAGAGTCTTGTTGTTCTCTTCCGATAGGCTGACTCCTGGAACTCCCAATCTTATCTTATGGGATACGGAAGGAAAAGAAAAGCCGGTCTTACTCACCAGGTCCGGAGCGGTAAATCCATATTGGTCGCAAGACGGAAACACAATTTTATATCTTTCTTATGCGGATTCCAGAGAAGGAGAGATCTACTCTTTTGATCTGCAGACCAGGAAGACCAAACGACTCACCAACGATAATTATTTGGATTTTTCTCCCAGTTTATCTCCCGACGGAAGGTATTTATTCTACACATCCATTCGTTCCGATTCGGATGGAAACCGAAAATTGGATGAAAGAGATAATAGTCTGATCATTCGATTGGATCTTTCCGACATGAAGGAAAGAAAACTGACCTCCGGAAATTTTTCATTATTCGATACTAGATATTCTTCCTTTAACGGAGGAAGTATCCTGTTTACCGCATCATATTATGGAACCTTAAATATCTATTTCCTACCTTTGAGCGGATCTATCCCTAAGGCCTCAAATATTTCCGCACAATTCGAACTCGCTAAAGAATACGGAAAAAAACAATCCTTGGACGATTATCTATTGGCCTTAGATTCCTTGGAATTGTATTTTAAGGAAGATCCACTCTATCCTATTTTTAGGGCCAAGGTCCTAAACGAAAAATATTCAGTTTTTAAAAAGTCGGGTAAAACATCGGAGATCAAAAAGGAGATGGTTACTTCCCGTTTGGACCCCAAATGGGGATTTGCCTACGTGTTCTATCTGGAATCAGAGAATAAAGGGATCTCGGAGATCAAAGAATATTTGTCGAATATTCGCGCTCATGCGGATGCACAGGTGACCGGTGCGATCTTAGAGGAGATCGGAAATCTGGAGGAAAAAGCCGGTAGATTAGAAGCGGCTTTGAGTTCAAAACAGGAATTAGCGAACCGATTTCCGGAATATTATAATATTCATGAAATTTTAAGGAATATCGGCTCTTTGCAACTTAAGGAAGCAAAGAATAAGGACTGGACCATTCCTTTTACACTTTTGCAAGCGGCGAACGAATCCGAATCCAAAACGATAGAACTTAGGAATTTATACGGACTATTCGAAGAGCAGATCCTAGCGGGTAAATCGGATTCCGAAAAAATTTCTCTCTCCGAAAAAATAGAATCCGCCAATAAGATCAAAGAGCGTTCTCCGGTATTATATAGATTTTTAATGTATACCAAAGCTGCCGGGCTTTCAGGACAAGGCAGCTTTGCCGAGAGTAATTCCCTTCTGGACCCCTTATTAAAAGAAATAACTCCCAAAGATCCGCTTTTTTTAAGGATACATCTATTAAGATCTTCTAATTTTAAAGGTCTTGGGAGTGTTCGTTATTCTTTGGAATCTTTACGCACATTTTTGGAAAATTACGATCATGATTCCGGAGTAGAGATCTCCGACAAAGAAATGGAAAGGTTCTTTATTTATTTCGAGAATCTTGCCCGAAACTATGAGAATCGCTCCGATTTTTTCCAGGCATCACTTCATTATTTTTATAATACCGAAAATATGTTCCTGGCAAAGAGTAAGTCGCTCTTTCAAGACACGGTTTATAAGGATTACGCCATATATTACCAAAAATTAATGGTGGATACTTCCTTTAAGTTGGCGAGATCGGTAAGCGAGAAAAATGCATCCGGTATTTTAGGGAATTTGAATCCACTGGAATTTGATCCATTGGACAAAAAGGAAGGACTAATTTATATCGATCAGTACTTTGAGAAGGAGAAAATCCTGCCGAGAGCGAGAGCCTTCTTGGATCTTGCTACATTGTACGGATACGCTTACTATCTGATCAATCGATCCGTGATCCGAGAGACCTATTATTATAATTCCGGCACGATGGATCGAGTTAAAAAGGAAGCGGCCTTAAGGGATTATAAACAGGCTGAATACGAACTCAGGTGGATCATATTCGCGGAGCCTACGTATCATGACGCTTACCAGCTTTTAGGTTGGTTATACCAATATGTGGACATCATGAAGTCCAGAAGGCCTAACGATAAGGAACCCGCCGATGAGGACAAATATAAGGACGAATATTCCAAATATTTTCCGGAGAAAAACTTCGAGGAGAATATAGAGTTATATAGTCAGATCTTGGAATTACTCGGCGAAAATTTCCAAAACAAAAAAGCTCTCTCCGACCTGAGACTAAATTTAGGGAATAATTACTTTTTGCTGAAAAATTATCCTAAAGCGGATGAACAATATTCTTTGGTCGAATCATATTCGAATTACATAATATCCAAAGCGCAATTCGAGGATTATAGGCAAAAGGCAGTCTTCTTATTCAATTCCGCGCGCGCTTCTATGTATATGTCCAAGTATGGTGATGCGGTCCGGAAGTTAAAAACCGCTTCGGATATATACTCTAAAAACGAATTTTTACAATTGTATTCCGGAACTGATTACGCGAAAAATCTACAAAGTTACAGAGAAAAGCTCACCTTACTTAGGACCCTGACCGGTTTGTCCTATATGGAATTGGGAGAATATTCGCAGGCGCTTCCGTATCTGACGGAAGCACTAGAACTGAACGAACCGTCCCGATTGGTAGATCCGATCAATATCAGAAACGCATTAGCAATTTCTTATCAAAAATTAGGTTATATCTCCAAATCGGAAGAAAATTTGAAAGAAGCGGAGAAGGAAGCCTATTCCCGCAAAACCCTATGGCTTCCAAAAAAGGTGAGTCCTAAATTTTGGGAATCTGTTTGGGATTCCATTTGGGATCTCGTTTTTGAAACGGTACTTCCTGATTCCGTTCGAATTTCGGGTTCCGGTAGATTTCCGGAAGCGATCCCTCCCGTATTCCAGCCGTTATTATCTTCCGGGATACGAGTAAACAATCTTGTATTAGAACAAAACTATCGTTTGGCAGCGGAAGAAACAAACAAACGATTGGGGTACATTAGTAAGAAAGGACTAGGCAAAACATTGGCCGGGCAATTAGTGCAGTCCCAATCTTATGGAGACCTAGGATTTTTTCACTATAAAAGAAATGAATTCGAAAAAGCTAAATTGGCTTTTTTAGAAGAGAACGAATTTCTAAAAGAGTCGGCGAATCTATCCGGAAGATCCACCGGTAGTTTTAAAAGATATTTATACTCCTTGTTCGCCTCAGTAGAAGCTTCCGACAAAAAGGAAAAAAACGGTTATTCGGAAGAATTAAATACGGCACTGGAAGAATTGGACAGATTTAAAAGGGAGTCCATGCAAAATTGTATTTCTTCCTGGTCGGAAGATCCGTTAGAGGGAAATACCGTTTGTTCCCAGGCATTTTATAGGCAATATTATGATTTTGATATATTGAAAGCGACTGTTCTCTATTATTTAGGGGAGGAAAATCTAAAAAATGGGGAATGGGTAGAAGGTTTCGAACGATTAGGGGTCTCTTCTTCTTTGTTGGAAACTCCTTCCGGTTTACCGAAAGAGATCATTGGGCTTTCGAAAGATCCGTTCCCCAGAAAAGAGAGAGTATTACATTTTTTAAGTAGAGCTAGCGTATTTTACAGATTAGGTGATTTGGAAAAAGCGGAAGAATGCCTAAGGGCCGCGGAAGAAATGGCCAATGATTTTTATTTCGGTGCGGAGCTTATTCAAACCTGGGTCCTACAAGCGAGACTGGATCTGATTTCAAAAAGGCCTGACAAGGCAAAAATAAAATTAACCAAGGCAGAAGAACTTCTTAAAAAACAATTCCATTTGATCTCCGATAATAAAAGTTTTCTGTTAAGGGATTTATACGAGACCAAGATCAGGGCGGAATTCGACTCCGGAAACTCGAATGCAGCTTTTAACGATTGGACTAGGCTACAAAGATTATTAAATTTCCGTAATTTCCAAAAAGGTAATTGGGAATTTAGGGAAGCCCGGGAAGAATATACAAAATTCGAATCTGATTGGAAAAACTATAGAAACACCTATTTTAAATATCAGATCGCTTTGGAAACCAGAGGGGATATCAAAAAAGAGGAGCTTGCATTAACTCAAGCCGCATCTCAGGTTACTAAAACCTTGGGGATCCTAAGGTCCAAGCTCCCGAAAAAGGTGTCTTTTTTGGATCCTTTCGGTGCAGTTTTAGAGGAAAGTCTAAACCAGGACGAAACTGAAATTCGTTTATTAGAATCGAGAGGTTCAGTATTTGTACGTATCAAAAATTCCTCCTCTTTAAAATTTATGGATTTTGAGAACGAAACCAAAGCGGAAAGCTGGATCAAATCCCATTTTGAAAAATCAGGTCGTAGTCTGCTTATAGATCCTGGAAATACTTCCGTAGGCGAGAAGTTAGACTCTCAACTTTTCCGGGTCAGTTTTAAACTTTCTTCTTCCGTTTTAAATAAGGAAGAAAAAACTCCCAAAGTGATCTCTTCATTTTTACCGATTTCCGGATGGAATTATAGAAGGGTAGATTCCGACTCTTGGACTTCTATATTAGAAGATACTGATGTTCTTGTAAGCCCTTTTCCGGAGATCAAAGGAGATTCTGCCTTCGGGGAAAGAAAAAGAGACACGTTGGAACTCCGGGAAATTTTTTCCAGAGAGCATAGATTAGGCGCAGTCATACTTACATATTCCGAAAGGCCGAGCTGGCAGCAGATCTTAAAGATCTATACGGGACTTTCGGGTTCCGGTGTGAATGTAATGTATCTATGCCCCGGCGAATCTTGTGTAAAAGAGTCCCTTGAGGAAATTTTTACAGGGAAAGTTTCAAATAATTCTACGATCCGCTTCGGAATACTTTCGGAAAAGTCTGGAAATAGAAACATAGAAGCGGAAAAACTTTTTGCCAAGTCTAGAAAAGATGAAAGGATTTCGGATTTATCGGAAGTGTTTTCCGATCTGCATAAAGCCCGGTCTTACGCGGAACCGAATTCTCATTTGGCTCTAAAAATTGAATCGGATCTTTTGAGAGCTTATCAAAGATTAAAACCAGATCTATCTTTGGATAAAATTTTCTCCTTACGTTATGAGAATAGGGATCTAAATTCTCAAAGGGAATTGGGATTAAATTTATGTTTGTCCAGGTTACTTGAAACGGAATTTAAGGAGTGTGGTGAGGTCCCTTTGCCAGAGGCGAAGATAGAAATTCTAAACGGAATCTTGTCTTTAAAGGAAGGAAAATTCCCCGGCACATCTTTAAACGCAAATATTTCCGCGGATAGATATGATCCGTTCCTATTTAGATTAAAACTTTCTAATTTGGCTTTGGAAGCGTATTATCCGGATCTAGCTTCTACTCAGCTTGGACTTGCAAAACAATTTATCACTTCCGGTACGGATCTGGAAAATTGGAAGAAGATGGAGGCTCGGATCCGAAAGGAACGAGCACTTTTGGAAGAAGAGGAAGATTTATACGAATATTCCGATCGAATCGAAAGGGATCCCAAAGAGAGAAATTATCAAAGGCATTTGGCATATTTAGAAAATCGTAAAAAACTCGGACATAGGATATCTCCACTTTCTTTGTATTCGGAGATCCATAGTTCTTCTACGGCTTTATTCCAGACATTGGATGCGGAGACTCGATCTTCCGTTTTGGATCTTCTTCGTTATTCTCTTCCCGAAGAGACTGGGAAGGAGATGGAAGAATTTTTACATTCTTTTGTGGAGCTGGAAAAACTTAAGAAAAATTCCCCTAGACAAACAAGGATCATGCTAGAGTTTGCAAAAGCGTATCTCTCCAGGGGAGATTACGATAAGGCAAAGTATTGGGTTTCTAAATCTCAAGGAATTTCGGATGAGTTCCATTCTTCCGAGATAGAATTTATTAATTCTAAAATTTCTTATTTGGAAGGCAAAAGACCGGAACAAATACGCGGATCGAATTTTTCGGAATATCTTTCCGAATACGAAACTGCCTCTTCTAAAAAGTCCGCCGAGTTTGTGGAATTGGCGAATCGTTTTGTTAAGCACAGAAGAAAGAAAAAATTTAGCCCGGCAGAAAGAAGGGAACTTAACGATTTTATAACATATTTGCAGACTCTTTCTTTTCGGCAAAACGATTCGGAAACGTTTTTCGATCTGGGATTAATTAAAGACAAAATTTCCGCCGTTCGTCCCGTTTTATTTGGGCGTTCCGTTTCTTATTCCGATCTTCCGAATTTTAATAAGGTATCCTTTATTTTGGAAGAAAAGATCCCCGAAAATCAAGAGTTTCTCGCTTTGATGGATCTAGGCTTAAAAACTTTCTATATCAAGTTTACAAAAGGAAAGTCAAAAGGGGATCTTGCGTTCAAGGATAACCGAAAGATAAAGGCTTCCATTTATAAATATAATGAAGAAGCGGATAAGGGAGGAGCGGAGGTATTACTCAGAGAAGCTTTGGAAACGGAGATCCGTCAGAATATTCGTCCTTCTAAAAACAAGACTACGTATCTATATCTTTCTTCTTATCATTTTTTAGCTCCTATTTTGCCAAAGTCGGAAGAAGAGATCTATTATGTTGCGGATCCGGAAACTTTGCTTAAAAATCCGATCCACAATGAGAAACAAGAGTTCTGGGACGGTTTCGGGATCGTAACCAAAGACGATCCGAATTCTCCGGATTGGTATTCTCAGTTGGTGCAACTGGAGAACTTGGAACTTTCTCCTAAAGGAAATCCTGCGATCACTCCTTTTCATGTGGTTCGCGTTCCTTTGGTGGAAGATGGAGAGAAAGGGATCTTGTTCGGAAATCGCTCCGTTTCCGAAGTGGAGAGTGGTTATTTTCAGGGTGTTTGGATATTGGCTTCTTCCTTCTTGGAAGGTTTTGGGAATGCTTCTCTGAACTTAAGAGATTCCTTATATTATTTGGGAAAATTCTGGAAAGGCCCGGGAATCGTGAATCTGGGATTCCAGACGGATACTCATAACTCTAGATTTTTAAAGGAGATCTCTTCCAGAAAAGAGGACCCTAAAACTTCCCTTCGGAATCGTTTTTTGAAAACGATGGATACTATGAGAGAAGTATATCCTGTGGATAAATACTGGAACGGGTATCGTCTGTTTACGACTTCCTTTATTTCGAAGGAGTAG